GAACGCACGGGTTACCTCACCGAAATCGAGAAGCAGCTGAAAGCGCGTGCCCTGCGCCTGCGCCGCGCGGTACAGGGAACGCAGGTCGCCCATCATGGCGCCCTGCGTCTGCTGACCGCGCGTCACACCCCCCCCGGCACACCAACCGCGTGCAGGGAAACAGACCGGACCGGCAACCGGAAGGCGAACACATTCGGGGAAGGACGCATACCGCCCCCCACCCTATCCGCGACCGGAGCAAAAGTCAGCAGTCGCCCTGCCACTCTGACCGTCACCGGCCATCCTCTGCCGACCGGCATACACGGGACAGGTCACACCCCGACGGCAGACGCGCGCCACAGGGCCCACCCCCTAGCCTCTGCATACCCGGCAGAACAGGCCGGGAACGCTGGGAAACAGGCACGCCACCTCACGGTCATCCGACCAGTCTGCTCCCAATGACCCGACAGACACACCCATCAAGGAGCACCCATGACCCGCACCATCACCGTACTCGCCCTCACCGCCGCCCTCAGCAGCGGCAGCCTCACCGCCGCCCAGCAGGCCAGCACCGCCGCACAGGTCACCAGCCAAAGTGCACAGGACGCGTACCTCGCCTGGACGCAGGCCATCAACGCCCGCCAGACGGCCAACGTCGTGAACCTGTACAGTCCGAACGCACTCCTGCTGCCGACCGTGTCCAGCAAGATCATCAACTCTCAGGAAGGCCGCACCGAGTACTTCAACGGCCTGCTCAGCCGCAAGAACTTCATGGTGCAGCCCCAGACGCAGTTCGTGCAGCCCATCGCCT
The window above is part of the Deinococcus aquiradiocola genome. Proteins encoded here:
- a CDS encoding DUF4440 domain-containing protein → MTRTITVLALTAALSSGSLTAAQQASTAAQVTSQSAQDAYLAWTQAINARQTANVVNLYSPNALLLPTVSSKIINSQEGRTEYFNGLLSRKNFMVQPQTQFVQPIAWNAAIVSGTYTFSYTDGEKTVSLPARFNFVFQKTGRTWTIINHHSSVLPQ